Genomic window (Streptomyces sp. NBC_01431):
AAGTGGGCGCCCTGGTCCGCAAGTTGAGGGTTTGGGCGCACGGACCGGGTTGTGCAGGTGAGGGCAGAGGTTCCTGAACCCCCGGCGGACGCGGGCCGGGGTGAGCCGGGCGGGCTCGGTCCGCTTCTCCCAGGGCCGGCGGAGATCGGCTGCGGCTTTGCGGGCGAGCCGGAGCTGAGTGTGCGCCGCGATCACGAGCCACGTCCACCGGTCCGCGGCATCGGGAGTACGCAGCCTGGGGCGGGTCCGGCCGAGCGTCTGCTTTACAAAGCGGAAAGTGTGTTCAAGATCGAATCTGCGGAGGAATGCCTGCCACCGCAGGTTGACGTCCTCGCTGGTCATACCGGTCTTGGAGGACCACAGCCAGACGGGCAGCGGGTCGCCCCCGCCGGGCAGGTGGTCGACCTGGAGGCGGATCAAGGTGCCCTCGATGATGGGGAGTTCACCATCGTGGTCGATCCGCGCGGAGCGGGTGGTGAGACGGGGGTGGAGGCGGTCCCAGGCTCTGGCCTGGACGGTGCCGTACCGGTCGGTGACCTGCACGGTCTCCACGTCCGCCTCGCCCCAGGTCTCGGGCTTGGCGTTGCCGTGCTTCGGCGGTAGCCTGTCCTGGGGATAGGCTAGGGCGTACTCCTTGAGCGTGGGCGTCGGCCGTCGCATGACGCGGTCCGAGCGCATCCGCCCCAGCACATCCACAGGCAGGCCGTCGAGGAGAACGGCCATGCGCGGAGCGTCGTAGCCGGCGTCGAAGACGACCAGGATGTCGTCATCGCCCTCTTCCCACTGCCCCTGGCCGATCAAGTCGGTGACCACGCGGCGGACCTGGGCCGCGGTGACCACGGCGACATCGTCGCCGGAGCCGAGCCGGACCGCGTCGAGCAGCTGGCACCACGACGTCCGCCCGGTCTCCAGCGCGGCGACGAAGGAATTGGGCCAGCCGGGGATGAACTGGTCACTGGATCGTCCCGAGCGTCCGCAGACATGACAGAACGAGCGGTCCGGGCTGGTCGGCGCGTCGAGACGCAGCCACGCGGAGACATCGACCGCCAACACCAGACGCCCGTCGGCGGCCTTGCGCTGCGGCAGCATGGCCAGCGCGCGGCGCAGCCCGGCCGTGTCGATGCGGCCCTGGTTGAGCGCGTCGCACAACGCACCGTGCCCACGCCGGTGCTCGGCCAGCAGCGTCAGATCGACCGGCGAGATTACCTCCCCGTCCTCGCAGAGCATCGCGTCGCCCAGCTCGAACAAGGTGTCACCGCGCCGGGTCAGGCACGTATAGAAGTCCTCTCGGAAAGTGGGACGCGAAGTCGAAAGCATCCCGCCGGGCATCGTGGTCGAGCACACTCACCTCTGCAGCCTTCGTACGAACGTACCGTGGCGGAACGCATGCTCACGCGAGGGCCGTCCAACTGCCCGGCGAATCCCCGGACGAGTGAAACCATTCGAGGCATCGTTCGAGGTCGTGGCACCATGTGCGGTATGACGACGACTCGAAAGGTCCATGCCGCGTAGACGGCCAGGACATGTCCGGGTGGGCCTTCCCCGCAGACACCGGGCCCAGAACACCAGACACATCGGCGACTTGCCTCCGCGAGTGCTGTCCGAGATCGATCGCCTGGAGCGCACCCGCAATTACCTTCACCCAGGGGACGTCAGCAAGGCAGTGCGTCTTTGGGAGGACTTCGTTCATCTCCCCGCGCGCGAGCTATGGCGCGATTACGACGGACTCTGGCACGACGACGACTCGCTCCACCTCCACTGGTACTGCTGCGGCAACCCCCTGGAAGCCCGGCTCTTCCTCGACGCTGCGATGCGAGCCATGTCACCCCGCGGCGCCCGGGAGCTCCTGAAGATCATCGACAAGCTCGACGCCTTCTGGACCCCGCCCTCGCCATGGCCAACGACGGTCGGAGGTTAAAGAACTTCCCAATGACGTTGTCAAGCCGCAGCCGTGACGGTTGGTGGTACCCCGTAACACGCCCCGTCACGCAACATGGTGACCTGCCGCAGTCTCCGGTCGGCGAGGCTGGGGAACCATCCCTCGATCAGCGCGGCCCAGTCGGCTTCGGTCATCGGCGGGCGCCCGGGGTGATCCCGGACGCCTCTGCCGGGGCCAGGTACTTCCTGACCGTTTTGCGGTCCACCCCCAGCGACGCGGCCAGCGCGCTCTTCGAGCGGCCCGTGTACCAGTGGATGTAAATCTCGGTGATGTCGACCACGACGAACGTTCTCCTCGCCATCCGGGCTGCCCATCAGCCTGCCGAGCCACGGGACGAGGAAGAGCAGCTCCGCGACGACCAGGTCCCTCGATCCCGGACTCCGCGCTACCCATGGCCAATGCGTAGGGACCGCCACAGAGAATCACATGACGCTCAAACCGCCCCAGGAAGCGAAAACCGCCATCGATGCCAGATCAGCGGGCGGGTTTCTCCCAGGTCAGCGAGTACCGGCGCAGCACATGCCGGCGATAGCGCACGCCGGGCAGCAGCCGCCGGGCAGCAGCCCTCACCTGCCCATAGCTCATCTGCGGGTCGGCGACCGGCATGCCCTGCGGAGCACTCGCGCGACGCAGCACCTTCGTGATGCGCACGACCGGGGCAGCCGCGATCAACGCCGCCCACTCCGTCACGCTGGCCTCGCGTGCCAGACCGACCACGACCAGCGTGCCGCCAGGCCGCAGCAACTCACGCATGCGGACGAGGGCCGCCTCGAAGTCCATGTGGTGGATCGTGGTCACCGAGCAGACGAAGTCGTACTCCGCACCGGGAAGTTCCGCGGTGAGGAAGTCACCCTCGACGAAGGCGAGTTGCCGATCGCCGGCAGCAGACTCGCGTGCGCAGGCGATCATGTCCGGCGACGTGTCGATCCCGGTGACGTGTTTCGCCCGCCCGGCAAGCTTCCGGGCCAGCAGCCCGTCCCCGCAGCCGACGTCCAGGGCATCACCGCACCCCTCGGGAACAGCCCGGAGGATGCCCGGGTGCCGGGCAACGTTGGTGTTCCAGTACGGATCTGCGGCGGGCTGGCGCATCGGATCATCGTAGAGGCCCGTCATGGCCCGCCGAGTGCACACCGACGGATTCACCGTCCCCATGGGGAGTCGTGATCGCGAGGGTGGGGAATTGCGTGAAGCTGATCACGTAGATCGTGGGGAATTGCCTGATCGTCGACACCCGTCAGGGTCCCCCGGCCCATTTCGGCGGCCGGGCTCAGGCGGCCCTTGGACCAGGTCCCCGGCATCAAGGACAAGCTCGCTCTCGTTCTGATGGCCGTTTACGTCATCCGCCCCAAACAAGTCGCCGAGATCCAGCTCGACGACCCCAACCGCTCCACCGGACGCTGCGGATCCGCAGGCCGAACCGGATCGACCACGAGGTCAGTTTGGACGACTTCGCCCTGCGGCTCGTCAAGGACTGGCTGATCGAGCGCCACCGGCGGTGGCCGCTGAGCACCAACCCCTACCTGATCGTCAGCCCCAGCACCGCCCTGCACGTCGACCGCCCCGCAGCCGGCACCTCCAACTTCCAAGCGCTCCGCGACCGGATCGGCCTCAACCCCACCCAACTCCGGCAGGACCGGTTCCTCGACGAAGCCCGAGAACTGCCGATCCGATCCGGCTGATGCGACTGTTCGGGATCACCTCTCACACACCGCGATCCACTACGTCCGCACGGCCTACCTCGAGCGCTTCACCATCGATCCCACCCAGGCCTAACAGGCGCTGGAGATCCAGTCCTCGTTGTTGCGGTGGCGGTCCAGCCCCACGGCCTCGAACTCGTCCGCACCCAGGCTTTTTCGTGCGCCTAGCCGCCGCAGGGCCTGGGAGATGGGGCTGACTGCTCACGAGAACCGCTTCTTCGTCGGCTCATCCAGTGGCCCCAGCGCGAGCGCGCCGCCAACCCAGACGGCGGCTCGTTGCTCGCCGACTCCCCCGAAGTATTCGGCCTCCACATAGGCGATCGGCCCTGCGGCGGACCACCGAGCCAACAGTGTGCCGAAGCCCCCCCGGCAGCCGCCAGAACCCCAGGCCTCCGCCGCCGCTCCCGTCCGTGACGGCGTCGAAGACCTCATCGGTCATCGGCATCAGCGACAGGCCCTGGCCAAGAGGGACCACTTGGGACTCCGGAACTCCCGCGACGCGACGCGCATGCACGGCGAAATACATGGCGCCCATGCCGTTGGGGTCGTAGATGCCGTTGAGCGGTCCGGTGAGGAGTTTCGCCGTCGCCGGGCAGATCGAGCGCAACTACATCCGCGAGGAGACCCTCGAAGGGCAGGTCAGCGCCGCGAAGAAGGGCAACCACGGCGGACGGCTCAAAGTCATCGACGACAACATGCTCACCTTCGCCCTCGCGCGGTCAAGATCATTTGCCCGAGGACGGAGAGGCCCTGGACGCGCGCAGGCGAAGGCTGTGGCCGCCCGCTCACCGTAGCGTTACGGAGCTTCTCCAGCCGGGCGGCCTTCAGGGGTGCCAGTGGGTTACGGCCGGGATAGGGGTGAGCAGGCGTCGTGTGGTGTTGATGGCCCCCAGAACAGGCGGGGTGCGTTCAGGCGCAGGGCCGGAGTTGTCGGCCCTGCCGGTGACGGGCGCTGTGGAGGTGAAGGTGGCGCTGAAGACTGCAAGGAGGTCGCTGAGGCGGCCGCCCGGCTGCTCTTGCCCGGCCGGGCGGGTTGGGGCGGGGCGCCCCCCGTCAGGTGCGCAAACGGCGGCTGGCCTGCGTTCTACGGCGCGAGGGAGAAGTAGTTCTCTTCTTCCTGCGTGAAGTGCAGCCGCAGCACGGTGTTGAGGCCATAGAGGCAGGCGCGCAGGTCGTCGAGTTGTTCGGGGGCCAGGCCGCCGTCGCTGTGGGCGAGTTGGAGGTGGGTGGCGATGCGGCGGGAGAGGCGTTCGATCTCGGTGTGGGCGCGGCTCATGGTGGCGGTGGCTTCGGGGCCGCCGAGGGTGGGGGCGAGCGCGGGGTAGAGCTGGTGTTCTTCGGCGTATTCGTGGGGCAGGAGCCGTTCGGTGAGCAGGTGGTGGGCTTCCTCGACAGCGGCCAGCGCCGTGGGGCCGGGGGTGTCGGAGAGGCGGTCGGCGGCGTCGCGTACGGAGTCGAGAACGTCCTGGAGGTCGTCGTGTTCGGCGGCGAAACGGTGGATGAGGGCTTCGGCGGCGGGGGTGAGGGCCGGGCGCGCGGCCTGATCGACGCGCAGGGCACGCAGGGCGTTGAGGATGACGGCGATGTCGATGCCCTCCTGGAGCAGTGCGCCGGCGGCGGGCGGGAGCAGGCCGGCGGCGGCTGCGGCCATGGCGGCCAGGGACATCAGCATGCCGCCCAGCGCGCTCTGGACGGCGATGCGGCGGGCGCGTTGGGCGATGGTGACGGCGTCGGCGAGACGGTCGACGCGGTCGGTGGTCAGGACGATGTCGGCGGCCTCGGAGGAGGCGGTGGAGCCGCGGGCGCCCATGGCGACGCCGATGTCGGCGGCGGCGAGGGCTGGGGCGTCGTTGACGCCGTCGCCGACCATCACGGTGACGGCGTGTTCACGTTCGGTCCGTACGGCGGCGACCTTGTCGGCCGGGGTGAGCTCGGCGCGTACGCCGTCGAGGCCGAGGACGGCGGCGACTTCGTGGGCGGGTGCGGCGCGGTCGCCAGTGAGCATCAGTAGCCGTTCGATGCCGGCCGACCGCAGGTGGCGCAGGGTGCGCGGGGCGTCGTGACGCAGAGGGTCACGCAGCAGCACGGCCCCGGTCGGCTGTCCGTGGAGGGTGAGCCAGGCGACGGCCGCGCCGTCGAGGAGTGCGCGGTTGTCGACCGCCTTGGCCCAGGTGGGGCGCGCGGCTGCGGGGTCGAGGCGGCCGATGGAGACGTGGTGGCCGTCCACGGTGCCGGTGGCGCCCCGGCCGGGCTCCTCGGTGACGTCCGTCGGAACCGACAGCTCCAGCTTGCGTTCCCGGGCGGTGTCGACGATGGCCTGGGCCAGGACGTGCGGCGAGTACTGGTCGACCGAGGCCGCCAGACGCAGCACCTCCGCAGGTTTCAGGCCGGGCGCGGCGATGACGTCGAGGACGCGGGGACGGCCGCGGGTGAGGGTGCCGGTCTTGTCGAGCAGGAGGGTGCGGGCACGGCCGAGGTTCTCCAGCGCGCCCCCGTCGCGGATGACCACGCCGAGGCGGGAGGCGCGCGAGAGGCCGGAGACGATGGCGACCGGTGCGGCCAGCAGCAGGGGGCAGGGGGTGGCGACGACCAGGACGGCGACCGCGCGGACCGCGGATCCGCTGATCAGCCAGGCCAGCCCCGCCACCACGAGGGACAGAGGGAGGAACCACGCGGCGTACCGGTCGGCCAGCCGCACGACCGGTGCGGACTCGGCCCCGGCCTGCTGGGCCAGGCGGACGATCCCGGCGTAGGTGCTGTCCTGCTCGGTGGCGGTGGCGCGCAGTTCAAAGGCGCCGCCCGCATTGACCACACCGCTGCGCACCCCTTCGTCCCGGACCCGTTCGACCTGCAGGGGCTCACCGGTGAGCGCCGACTCGTCGAGGACGGCGGCGGCGCTCTCCACACGGCCGTCGACGGGCACGACTTCCCCGGGGCGGACGACGAGCAGGTCACCGACGGCGACCTCGGCCAGGGGCACCGTGGCCACTCCGGTGTCGGTGCGGCGGTGTGCCGAGCGCGGGGCGTGTTCGAGCAGGGCGCGCAGGTCGTGGGAGGCGCGCCGCTGGGCGGCGGCTTCCAAGGTGCGGCCGGTGGCGAGCATGAGTGCGATCAGAGCGCCGGCGAGATATTCGCCCACGGCCAGGGTGCCGCCGAGCGCCAGTACGGCGATCAGGTCGACACCGGCGTGCCCTCGGCGCAGTGCGGCCACCACCCACCCGATCGCGGGGACGACGGCAGCCACGGTGCCCAGCGCCCAGAACAGGTCGGCGAGGTCGCGTGCATCGGCGAGCCAGGCGATGCCGCCGGCCGTCAGGGCCGCGGCGGTGACAGCCAGGAGGACCGGTTCGAGCCGTGGGGACATGACCGCGGTGGTCAGGCG
Coding sequences:
- a CDS encoding class I SAM-dependent methyltransferase translates to MRQPAADPYWNTNVARHPGILRAVPEGCGDALDVGCGDGLLARKLAGRAKHVTGIDTSPDMIACARESAAGDRQLAFVEGDFLTAELPGAEYDFVCSVTTIHHMDFEAALVRMRELLRPGGTLVVVGLAREASVTEWAALIAAAPVVRITKVLRRASAPQGMPVADPQMSYGQVRAAARRLLPGVRYRRHVLRRYSLTWEKPAR
- a CDS encoding heavy metal translocating P-type ATPase encodes the protein MDHTAARLSRLTTAVMSPRLEPVLLAVTAAALTAGGIAWLADARDLADLFWALGTVAAVVPAIGWVVAALRRGHAGVDLIAVLALGGTLAVGEYLAGALIALMLATGRTLEAAAQRRASHDLRALLEHAPRSAHRRTDTGVATVPLAEVAVGDLLVVRPGEVVPVDGRVESAAAVLDESALTGEPLQVERVRDEGVRSGVVNAGGAFELRATATEQDSTYAGIVRLAQQAGAESAPVVRLADRYAAWFLPLSLVVAGLAWLISGSAVRAVAVLVVATPCPLLLAAPVAIVSGLSRASRLGVVIRDGGALENLGRARTLLLDKTGTLTRGRPRVLDVIAAPGLKPAEVLRLAASVDQYSPHVLAQAIVDTARERKLELSVPTDVTEEPGRGATGTVDGHHVSIGRLDPAAARPTWAKAVDNRALLDGAAVAWLTLHGQPTGAVLLRDPLRHDAPRTLRHLRSAGIERLLMLTGDRAAPAHEVAAVLGLDGVRAELTPADKVAAVRTEREHAVTVMVGDGVNDAPALAAADIGVAMGARGSTASSEAADIVLTTDRVDRLADAVTIAQRARRIAVQSALGGMLMSLAAMAAAAAGLLPPAAGALLQEGIDIAVILNALRALRVDQAARPALTPAAEALIHRFAAEHDDLQDVLDSVRDAADRLSDTPGPTALAAVEEAHHLLTERLLPHEYAEEHQLYPALAPTLGGPEATATMSRAHTEIERLSRRIATHLQLAHSDGGLAPEQLDDLRACLYGLNTVLRLHFTQEEENYFSLAP
- a CDS encoding NF041680 family putative transposase, with amino-acid sequence MLSTSRPTFREDFYTCLTRRGDTLFELGDAMLCEDGEVISPVDLTLLAEHRRGHGALCDALNQGRIDTAGLRRALAMLPQRKAADGRLVLAVDVSAWLRLDAPTSPDRSFCHVCGRSGRSSDQFIPGWPNSFVAALETGRTSWCQLLDAVRLGSGDDVAVVTAAQVRRVVTDLIGQGQWEEGDDDILVVFDAGYDAPRMAVLLDGLPVDVLGRMRSDRVMRRPTPTLKEYALAYPQDRLPPKHGNAKPETWGEADVETVQVTDRYGTVQARAWDRLHPRLTTRSARIDHDGELPIIEGTLIRLQVDHLPGGGDPLPVWLWSSKTGMTSEDVNLRWQAFLRRFDLEHTFRFVKQTLGRTRPRLRTPDAADRWTWLVIAAHTQLRLARKAAADLRRPWEKRTEPARLTPARVRRGFRNLCPHLHNPVRAPKPSTCGPGRPLGSKNQGRPRDLRQDHTEPGRGRYRKRT